The Brassica oleracea var. oleracea cultivar TO1000 chromosome C6, BOL, whole genome shotgun sequence genome includes a region encoding these proteins:
- the LOC106300641 gene encoding sucrose transport protein SUC1-like: MGAFETEKTAKDAAVVETQSPEEDFDQPSPLRKIISVASIAAGLQFGWALQLSLLTPYVQLLGIRHKWSSLIWLCGPVSGMIVQPIVGYHSDRCTSRFGRRRPFIAAGAALVAVAVFLIGYAADIGHKMGDKLEQKTPRIRAIGIFAFGFWILDVANNTLQGPCRAFLADLSAGDAKRTRVANGFFSFFMAVGNVLGYAAGSYTNLHKMFPFAMTKACDIYCANLKSCFFLSITLLIIVTVSSLWYVKDKQWSPAVNSGDEKTSSVPFLGEILGAFKVMQRPMWMLLIVTALNWIAWFPFLLFDTDWMGREVYGGDSGGDDRMVKLYNKGVHAGALGLMLQSIVLLFMSLGVEWTGRKVGGAKRLWGIVNFILAIGLAMTVLISKQAEEHRKTAGEYARPSSGVRAGALSLFAVLGIPLAITFSIPFALASIFSNSSGAGQGLSIGVLNLAIVIPQMIVSLGGGSFDALFGGGNLPVFVVGAIAAAISGVLALTVLPSPPPDAPALKSGAMGFH, translated from the exons ATGGGAGCTTTTGAAACAGAAAAAACCGCAAAAGATGCGGCGGTTGTAGAGACGCAGTCACCAGAGGAAGATTTCGACCAGCCATCTCCCCTCCGTAAAATCATCTCCGTCGCTTCCATCGCAGCCGGTTTACAGTTCGGGTGGGCCCTACAGCTCTCTCTCCTAACTCCTTACGTTCAGCTTCTTGGTATCCGTCACAAATGGTCCTCTCTCATCTGGCTATGTGGTCCCGTGTCCGGCATGATTGTTCAACCAATCGTCGGTTACCACAGTGACAGATGCACCTCAAGATTCGGTCGCCGCCGTCCCTTTATCGCCGCCGGAGCCGCCCTGGTCGCCGTCGCCGTGTTCTTGATCGGATACGCCGCGGATATCGGCCATAAAATGGGAGACAAACTCGAGCAGAAAACCCCGAGGATTCGAGCCATAGGGATCTTCGCTTTCGGGTTCTGGATCCTCGACGTCGCTAACAACACCCTCCAAGGACCTTGCCGTGCTTTCCTCGCCGACCTATCCGCCGGAGACGCTAAAAGAACGCGAGTCGCAAACGGGTTTTTCTCCTTCTTTATGGCGGTTGGAAACGTTTTGGGATACGCCGCAG GTTCTTACACTAACCTCCACAAGATGTTCCCGTTCGCAATGACCAAAGCTTGTGATATCTACTGCGCGAATCTCAAGTCTTGTTTCTTCTTGTCCATCACACTCCTCATCATCGTCACCGTCTCGTCTCTCTGGTACGTTAAAGACAAACAATGGTCTCCGGCGGTAAACTCCGGAGACGAGAAGACATCGAGTGTTCCGTTTCTTGGAGAAATCCTTGGAGCTTTTAAAGTCATGCAACGTCCCATGTGGATGCTACTTATCGTCACGGCTCTAAACTGGATTGCATGGTTCCCGTTTCTTTTGTTTGATACTGATTGGATGGGTCGTGAAGTGTACGGTGGAGATTCAGGAGGAGACGATAGAATGGTGAAACTATACAACAAAGGAGTACACGCTGGTGCATTGGGATTGATGCTTCAATCGATAGTTCTTTTGTTTATGTCACTTGGTGTTGAGTGGACTGGTCGGAAAGTGGGAGGAGCTAAACGGCTTTGGGGGATTGTCAACTTTATCCTTGCCATAGGCTTGGCCATGACGGTTCTAATTTCGAAACAGGCGGAGGAACACCGGAAAACTGCCGGTGAGTATGCCAGACCGTCGTCTGGAGTGAGAGCTGGAGCGTTGAGTCTCTTTGCTGTCCTTGGTATTCCATTAGCT ATTACTTTCAGTATTCCATTTGCACTAGCCTCCATATTTTCAAATAGCTCCGGCGCCGGCCAAG GACTTTCGATAGGAGTTTTAAATTTGGCAATTGTGATACCACAAATGATAGTATCACTTGGAGGAGGATCTTTTGACGCCCTCTTCGGTGGTGGAAACCTACCGGTATTTGTGGTCGGAGCAATCGCAGCGGCCATTAGTGGAGTATTAGCGTTAACCGTTTTACCTTCACCGCCACCAGATGCACCTGCCTTGAAGTCGGGAGCCATGGGCTTCCATTAG
- the LOC106299538 gene encoding uncharacterized protein LOC106299538, translating to MALNSESSEEFSFPLLASQDSSQTSGTDSPPLWKHSPEKTRRGYEDGRLIIGRYDDDSQRKSFSYVETRSLWNVNAEEKMDMLWEEFNEEPPPPPRSQSLRIYLGGDKKSSLFPDESSAVGCGMKLTKKRPATKMKMSTNVLVLMRVLKKILVIRSSSQRSLAKTHPR from the coding sequence ATGGCTCTGAACAGTGAGTCTTCGGAAGAATTTAGTTTTCCATTGCTTGCTTCCCAAGATTCTTCCCAAACTTCCGGCACCGATTCACCTCCACTGTGGAAACACTCGCCGGAGAAAACCCGCCGGGGATATGAAGACGGGAGATTAATCATCGGAAGATACGATGATGACAGTCAGAGGAAGAGCTTCTCTTATGTGGAAACGAGAAGTCTTTGGAACGTTAATGCAGAGGAGAAAATGGATATGTTGTGGGAAGAATTCAACGAAGAACCGCCGCCGCCACCGAGAAGCCAGAGTCTCAGGATCTATCTCGGCGGAGATAAAAAATCGTCTTTGTTTCCCGACGAGAGCTCCGCCGTGGGGTGCGGTATGAAGTTAACGAAGAAGAGACCGGCAACGAAGATGAAGATGAGTACGAACGTGTTGGTGTTAATGAGGGTATTGAAGAAAATTCTTGTTATTCGGAGTTCGTCTCAGAGATCACTAGCGAAGACTCATCCACGGTGA